The DNA segment TGAGGAAGTAGTCGCGCACGTGGTACCCGATGCGCTCGATCAGCGCGCCGTGGGTGGCCGAGACGCGGCCGATGTGCGGCCCGTAGATGATCAGCTCGCCGCCGTCGGCCACCACCGGCTCGAGCTTGTAGGCGCACTTCCCGCCGACCCACATCTCGTCGTACATCGGCGGCGCGCAGGACAGCACGCTCGCGAACGGCCGGTCCTTGTAGACGATGTGGATCCGGTTCGAGAGATCGGCCGCCGCGGACCACGCCTCCTCGGGGGTGCCGCAGAACAGCCCCGCCAGGCCGCCGGCGCGGACCACCAGGCTCATGCACAGGCGCGGCACCGGGAGCATCCGCGCCGCGATGTCCACCACCGCGCGCACCGGCGTGTGCTTGCGGCCGATGATCACGGGGCTGGTGATCAGCGCCCCGAGCCAGTGGAACATGTCGATGATCTCGGCGCCCGCGATGCCGGGGAACAGGTACTTGTTCCCGCCGGAGAACCCGACCACCTCGTGCGGGAACGTCGGCCCGACGATCAGGACGACGTCGTAGTCGAGGACCATCCGGTTGATGGTCACCGGCACCGGCTGGTGCATCATCCCGCCCGACAGCTCCTCCACCTGCTCGCGCGGGATGGTGCCGATCGTGGTCAGCTGGGCCGGGTCCTTCCAGGCGTGGTTCACCACCCGGCTCCGCGCGTACCGCGCGGCGCGCTCCCCGGGCGCCATCCCCAGCCGCGCGTCGATCGCCGCCTCGCTCATCGGCGGGTGCGTGCCGAGCGCGATGAGGAAGTCGAGCGCGCGCACGCGCCCCGCCAGGAGGTCGTACAGCACCCGGAACATCAGGCCGATGGGACCCGAGCGCGTCTGGTCGGGGATGATCGCGACCACCCGCTTCCCCTCCAGGCGCTCCCGCGCGATGAACTCCGCCGCGATCGCGCGGACCTCCGGCGCGCCGAGGTCGTCCGCGGGCGATCCGCGCCCGATCACGGGTCAGGCCCCGCCTTCCCAGTCGGTGTGGAACACGCCCTCCCGGTCGATCCGCCGGTAGGTGTGGGCGCCGAAGAAGTCGCGCTGTGCCTGGAGCAGGTTGGCCGGCAGCACCGCGGTCCGGTAGCTGTCGTAGTACGCCAGCGCGCTGCCGAAGGCCGGGACCGGCACGCCGACGTCCGCGGCGGTCGCGACCACCTTCCGCCAGCCGGCGGAGGCGTCCCGGATCGCAGCGGCGAAGTAGGGGTCGAGGAGCAGGTTCGGCAGCGCGGGGTCGCGGTCGTAGGCGTCCTTGATCTTGGCGAGGAATCGCGCGCGAATGATGCACCCGGCGCGCCACAGCGACGCGATGGAGCCGAACGTGAGGCCCCAGCGGTAGTGGTCGTCCGCGGCCCGCAGCAGCTGGAACCCCTGCGCGTAGGAGCAGATCTTGGAGGCGTACAGCGCGTCGCGGATCATCGCGATGAAGGCTGTCCGGTCGCCGGTGAACTTCGCGTCCGGCCCCGGGAGCACCCGCGCGGCGGCCACCCGCTCCGCCTTGAGGGCGCTCATCATCCGGGCGAACACGGCGACGGCGATGGTCTGCGCGGGCACGCCGAGGTCGAGGGCGGCGCCGCTGGTCCACTTGCCGGTGCCCTTCTGCTCCGCCGTGTCGAGGATCACCTGCACCAGCGGCTTGCCGGTGTCGGGGTCGCGCTTCGCCAGGATCGCGGCCGTGATCTCGATGAGGTAGCTGTCCAGCTCCCCCCGGTTCCATTCGGCGAACACGTCCCGCATCTCGGGCGCGGAGAGGCCGAGCACCCGCTCCATCAGGAAGTAGGCCTCGCCGATCATCTGCATGTCGCCGTACTCGATCCCGTTGTGCACCATCTTCACGAAGTGCCCCGCGCCGTCGGGGCCGATCCACTCGCAGCACGGCTGCCCGTCGCTCGCCCGGGCCGCGATCTTCTGCAGGAGGGGACCGACGACGGGCCACGCGTCCGGGTTCCCGCCCGGCATGATGGACGGGCCCTTGAGCGCGCCTTCCTCGCCGCCGCTCACCCCGGTGCCGACGTAGAGGATGCCGGTCCCCTGGAGCGCGGCGATGCGGCGGCGCGTGTCCTCGAAGAACGAGTTCCCGCCGTCGATCAGCACGTCGCCTTTCGCCAGCACGGGCCGCAGCTCCGCGACCACCGCGTCCACCGGCGAGCCGGCCGGCACCATCACCAGGATGCGGCGCGGCCGCTCCAGCTGCGCCAGGAACTCCGCCAGCACCCCGGCGACCGCCATCGGCTTGCCGGCGAACGCCGCGCGCGCGGCCTGCACCTTGTCCGCGTCGATGTCGTAGCCCGCCACCGAAAAGCCGTTGCGCGCCATGTTGAGCGCCAGGTTCCTGCCCATCACGCCGAGGCCGATCACCCCGACGGCCTTGTCCGCGCTCATCGCGCCGTCCTTTCCCTCACGGTTGCGCCGCTCACACGCCGGAGAACGCCGCGAACCCGCCGTCCACCGGGACGACGGTGCCGGTCACGAACGCGGACGCCGGCGAGAGCAGCCACAGCACGGTACCCAGCAGGTCCTCCGGCGTGCCGAACCGGCCCATCGGCGTGTGGGCGAGGATGCTCCGCCCGCGCGGCGTGAGGTCGCCCGACGCCCGGTCGGTCAGCAGGAACCGGTTCTGCTCGGTGAGGAAGAACCCGGGCGCGATCGCGTTCACGCGGATCCGGGGCGAGTACTCCTGGGCCATGTGCACGGCCAGCCACTGGGTGAAGTTGCTCACCGCCGCCTTGGCCGCCGAGTAGGCGGCGATGCGGGTCAGCGGCCGCAGCGCGTTCATGGACGAGACGTTCAGGATCACGCCGCTTTTGCGCTCGGCCATCGCGCGCCCGAACACCTGGCAGGGCAGGACCGTGCCGAGCAGGTTGAGATCGAGCACCGAGCGCAACGCCTCCGGCGGCAGGTCGAAGAAGCTCCCCGCCGGCCCCGTCGTGGCGCGCGGGTCGTTGCCGCCCGCCGCGTTGACCAGCGCGTCCACCCGTCCGAACTCGGCCACGATCTTCTCGTGCGCGGCGGCGAGCTTGTCCCGGTCCAGCACGTCGCCGTAGACCACGATGAACCGGCCGACGCCCGTGGGGATCCGGTGCACCAGCCGCTCGGCCATCGCCGGGTCGCGGTCGAGGATCGCGACGTTGGCCCGGCACCCCACCAGCGCGCAGGCCATCTCGCCCCCGAGGACGCCGGCGCCGCCGGTGATGACGACCGTCTGGTCGTGGAAGTCGTACAGCCGCGTCAGCTCCTCGAGGTCCATCGCCCCTCCGCACCTTCAAAGTGCGGTCCCCGGCGCGCGCGTGCCAGGCCTCGGCTCCGTCGCCTTGATCGCCGGCGGCGCCGGGCCCATGTTGAGCGCCGGTGGCGAGGTCAGGTCATAATATCTCCTGGGGGGGCGGGATGGGCGCACGGGTGTCCGGGGACGGGCCGGCGCGGCCGCGGATCGCCGCCGCGGCGGCCGTGGTGATGGGCATCGGGCTCGCGGCCGGCCCTGCCGCGGCCCAGGCGCCGGCGTACCGGGACACCAGCCTCTCCTTCGAGGCGCGCGCCGCCGACCTGGTGGGCCGGATGACGCTCGAGGAGAAGGTCTCCCAGATGAGCGACTTCGCCGCCGCGATCCCCCGGCTGGGCGTCCCCGCCTACAACTGGTGGAACGAGGCGCTGCACGGCGTCGCGCGCGCGGGTCTCGCCACCAGCTTCCCGCAGGCGATCGGGATGGCCGCCACCTGGGACGATTCGCTGATCTTCCGGGAGGCCGCGGTCATCGCCGACGAGGCGCGCGCCAAGTACCACGAGGTCCTCCGCCACGGCGACCCGGCGCGGTTCGAGGGGCTGACCTTCTGGTCGCCGAACGTCAACCTGTTCCGGGACCCGCGCTGGGGGCGCGGCCAGGAGACCTACGGCGAGGACCCGTACCTCGCCGGCCG comes from the Gemmatimonadales bacterium genome and includes:
- a CDS encoding lactate racemase domain-containing protein, producing the protein MIGRGSPADDLGAPEVRAIAAEFIARERLEGKRVVAIIPDQTRSGPIGLMFRVLYDLLAGRVRALDFLIALGTHPPMSEAAIDARLGMAPGERAARYARSRVVNHAWKDPAQLTTIGTIPREQVEELSGGMMHQPVPVTINRMVLDYDVVLIVGPTFPHEVVGFSGGNKYLFPGIAGAEIIDMFHWLGALITSPVIIGRKHTPVRAVVDIAARMLPVPRLCMSLVVRAGGLAGLFCGTPEEAWSAAADLSNRIHIVYKDRPFASVLSCAPPMYDEMWVGGKCAYKLEPVVADGGELIIYGPHIGRVSATHGALIERIGYHVRDYFLKQMARFADVPGGILAHSTHVKGLGSYEDGRERPRTTVTLATGIPEALCRKINLGWRDPASIHPEAWRDREGEGRLLVPQAGETLYRLRDDPFGLPPRAAAS
- the gndA gene encoding NADP-dependent phosphogluconate dehydrogenase, which gives rise to MSADKAVGVIGLGVMGRNLALNMARNGFSVAGYDIDADKVQAARAAFAGKPMAVAGVLAEFLAQLERPRRILVMVPAGSPVDAVVAELRPVLAKGDVLIDGGNSFFEDTRRRIAALQGTGILYVGTGVSGGEEGALKGPSIMPGGNPDAWPVVGPLLQKIAARASDGQPCCEWIGPDGAGHFVKMVHNGIEYGDMQMIGEAYFLMERVLGLSAPEMRDVFAEWNRGELDSYLIEITAAILAKRDPDTGKPLVQVILDTAEQKGTGKWTSGAALDLGVPAQTIAVAVFARMMSALKAERVAAARVLPGPDAKFTGDRTAFIAMIRDALYASKICSYAQGFQLLRAADDHYRWGLTFGSIASLWRAGCIIRARFLAKIKDAYDRDPALPNLLLDPYFAAAIRDASAGWRKVVATAADVGVPVPAFGSALAYYDSYRTAVLPANLLQAQRDFFGAHTYRRIDREGVFHTDWEGGA
- a CDS encoding SDR family oxidoreductase, which produces MDLEELTRLYDFHDQTVVITGGAGVLGGEMACALVGCRANVAILDRDPAMAERLVHRIPTGVGRFIVVYGDVLDRDKLAAAHEKIVAEFGRVDALVNAAGGNDPRATTGPAGSFFDLPPEALRSVLDLNLLGTVLPCQVFGRAMAERKSGVILNVSSMNALRPLTRIAAYSAAKAAVSNFTQWLAVHMAQEYSPRIRVNAIAPGFFLTEQNRFLLTDRASGDLTPRGRSILAHTPMGRFGTPEDLLGTVLWLLSPASAFVTGTVVPVDGGFAAFSGV